One window from the genome of Oceanisphaera sp. IT1-181 encodes:
- the infB gene encoding translation initiation factor IF-2 has protein sequence MAEVTLSQLASDIDTSVDRLVQQFREAGMEKSLGDSVSETEKADLLTFLKKQHGAAADEPKRMTLQRKTMSTLNVPVVGGKSKEVQVEVRKKRTYVRRDTAEELQRQQESEEQARLAAETQAQQQAEEQAKREAEEKAKREAQDKAKHDAQDKARQAQPQAQNTKEQGKVKPQSKEPKKVDDMAKSEAEKLTAQREQEILRKAEQDAKEKAEEVRKLAEVNEKRWAEEAAAAKKPEDADYHVMTNASAKAAEDEADKSEENKARRSTGGKKRSGGKSKEDRLERENRNERLRKGKRAKVMMPNSMKHDFQKPAQAVNRDVEIGETITVAELANKMAVKGVAVIKVMMKMGAMATINQVIDQETAQLVAEEMGHKVILRRENELEEHVLQDRDTDAARETRAPVVTIMGHVDHGKTSTLDYIRRAKVASGEAGGITQHIGAYHVETENGSITFLDTPGHAAFTSMRARGASATDIVILVVAADDGVMPQTVEAIQHAKAAKVPLIVAVNKMDKPEADIDRVKSELSQHGVMSEDWGGENIFTYISAKTGEGIDELLEAILLQSEVLELNAVVDGMASGVVIESRLDKGRGPVATVLVQEGTLNQGDIVLCGLEYGRVRAMRDELGRDIKTAGPSMPVEILGLSGVPAAGDEATVVRDEKKAREVALYRQGKFRDVKLARQQTAKLENMFANMEEGEVAEVNLVLKADVQGSIQAIADSLEQLSTDEVKVKIIGSGVGGITETDASLAAASNAIILGFNVRADASARKMIEAEEIDLRYYSVIYELIDEVKQAMTGMLAPEFKQEIIGLAEVRDVFRSPKFGAVAGCMVTEGNVKRSNPIRVLRDNVVIYEGELESLRRFKDDVQEVRNGMECGIAVKNYNDVRPGDQIEVFQIVEVKRTL, from the coding sequence ATGGCAGAAGTTACATTATCGCAGCTCGCCAGCGACATAGACACATCAGTTGACCGTCTAGTACAGCAGTTTCGTGAAGCCGGCATGGAAAAATCGCTCGGTGATTCCGTATCGGAAACCGAAAAAGCCGATTTGCTGACGTTTCTCAAGAAACAGCATGGCGCAGCCGCGGATGAGCCAAAGCGCATGACGCTTCAGCGCAAAACCATGAGCACCTTAAATGTGCCCGTGGTCGGCGGTAAGAGCAAAGAAGTACAGGTGGAAGTACGCAAGAAGCGCACTTACGTCCGACGTGACACGGCTGAAGAGCTGCAGCGTCAACAAGAATCAGAAGAGCAGGCGCGTTTAGCAGCAGAAACGCAGGCTCAACAGCAAGCAGAAGAGCAAGCCAAACGTGAGGCAGAAGAGAAAGCCAAACGTGAAGCGCAAGATAAAGCCAAGCATGACGCGCAAGACAAAGCTCGCCAGGCTCAGCCGCAAGCTCAGAACACCAAAGAGCAGGGGAAAGTAAAACCCCAAAGCAAAGAGCCGAAAAAGGTGGACGATATGGCCAAGAGCGAAGCAGAAAAGTTAACCGCGCAGCGTGAGCAAGAAATCTTGCGTAAGGCCGAGCAAGATGCCAAAGAAAAAGCGGAAGAAGTGCGCAAATTGGCAGAAGTAAACGAAAAGCGTTGGGCTGAAGAAGCCGCCGCGGCCAAGAAACCAGAAGACGCAGACTATCATGTGATGACCAACGCCTCTGCCAAAGCCGCCGAAGATGAAGCGGATAAGTCTGAAGAAAATAAAGCCCGTCGTAGCACCGGTGGTAAGAAGCGCAGTGGCGGTAAGTCGAAAGAAGACCGTCTTGAGCGTGAAAACCGTAACGAGCGTCTGCGTAAAGGTAAGCGCGCCAAGGTGATGATGCCTAACTCCATGAAGCACGACTTCCAAAAGCCGGCGCAAGCCGTGAATCGTGACGTGGAAATTGGCGAAACCATTACCGTGGCTGAGCTGGCCAACAAGATGGCCGTTAAAGGCGTCGCCGTCATCAAAGTGATGATGAAGATGGGTGCCATGGCCACCATCAACCAAGTGATTGACCAAGAAACTGCCCAGCTAGTGGCAGAAGAAATGGGCCACAAGGTTATTCTGCGTCGTGAAAACGAATTAGAAGAGCACGTGTTGCAAGATCGCGACACAGATGCGGCACGTGAAACACGCGCACCTGTAGTGACCATCATGGGTCACGTTGACCACGGTAAAACATCTACACTGGATTATATTCGTCGCGCTAAAGTAGCGTCTGGCGAAGCCGGTGGTATTACTCAGCATATTGGTGCCTACCACGTAGAAACCGAGAATGGCTCTATTACCTTCTTAGATACCCCAGGTCACGCGGCGTTTACATCTATGCGTGCTCGTGGTGCCAGCGCTACTGATATCGTTATCTTGGTAGTGGCGGCGGATGATGGCGTAATGCCACAAACCGTTGAAGCTATTCAGCATGCGAAAGCCGCAAAAGTACCTTTGATTGTGGCCGTCAACAAGATGGATAAGCCCGAAGCAGATATCGATCGCGTGAAGAGCGAATTGTCTCAGCACGGCGTGATGTCAGAAGACTGGGGCGGCGAAAACATCTTTACCTATATCTCGGCTAAAACCGGTGAAGGTATCGATGAGCTGCTGGAAGCTATCTTGCTGCAGTCTGAAGTATTAGAACTAAATGCAGTGGTTGATGGCATGGCGTCTGGTGTGGTGATTGAATCACGTCTAGATAAAGGCCGTGGTCCAGTTGCAACCGTATTGGTACAAGAAGGTACGCTGAACCAAGGCGATATCGTATTGTGCGGACTCGAATATGGCCGTGTACGTGCCATGCGCGATGAGTTAGGCCGTGACATTAAGACTGCCGGTCCTTCTATGCCTGTGGAAATCTTAGGTCTGTCCGGTGTACCGGCAGCCGGTGATGAAGCAACCGTAGTACGTGACGAGAAGAAAGCCCGTGAAGTGGCGCTCTATCGTCAAGGTAAGTTCCGCGATGTGAAACTGGCTCGCCAGCAGACCGCTAAGCTTGAAAACATGTTTGCTAACATGGAAGAAGGCGAAGTTGCAGAAGTTAACCTAGTACTTAAAGCTGACGTACAAGGTTCAATTCAAGCCATTGCCGACTCACTTGAGCAGCTGTCTACGGACGAAGTAAAAGTGAAGATCATCGGTTCTGGTGTGGGTGGTATTACCGAAACTGACGCCAGCTTGGCTGCGGCTTCTAACGCTATTATCTTAGGCTTTAACGTGCGCGCCGATGCTTCTGCTCGTAAGATGATTGAAGCGGAAGAAATCGACCTGCGTTACTACAGCGTGATTTATGAGCTGATCGACGAAGTGAAACAGGCCATGACCGGCATGTTAGCTCCTGAATTTAAGCAGGAAATCATCGGTTTGGCCGAAGTACGTGACGTGTTCCGTTCGCCTAAGTTTGGCGCAGTGGCCGGTTGTATGGTGACTGAAGGTAACGTGAAGCGCAGCAACCCGATTCGAGTACTGCGTGATAACGTCGTGATTTACGAAGGCGAGCTGGAATCTCTGCGTCGCTTTAAAGACGATGTGCAAGAAGTGCGTAATGGCATGGAATGTGGTATCGCGGTGAAGAACTATAATGACGTACGTCCGGGCGACCAGATTGAGGTTTTCCAAATCGTAGAAGTAAAGCGTACCCTGTAA
- the nusA gene encoding transcription termination factor NusA produces the protein MNKEILLVVDAVSNEKALPREKIFEALETALATATKKKYDGDILVRVEIDRKSGNFETFRRWQVVESQETLTNPYAEITLEAAQIDEPEIQIGDFVEDDIDSVTFDRITTQTAKQVIVQKVREAERMQVVEQFKDQEGEIISGVVKKATRENVILDLGNNAEAVIFREDMLPRETFRSGDRVRGLLYAVRPEARGAQLFISRSNPDFLKELFRIEVPEIGEEVIDIMGAARDPGSRAKIAVKTNDRRIDPIGACVGMRGARVQAVSGELNGERVDIVLWDDNPAQYVINAMAPADVSSIIVDEDAHSMDIAVESGNLAQAIGRNGQNVRLAAQLTGWELNVMTVEDLQNKHQVESDKIINLFIQHLDIDDDFAGLLMEEGFSSLEEIAYVPVSELLSVEGLDEEMVEELRNRAKAALTTRALAQEESFEGVEPAEDLLALPSMTRELAYALAARGVADLEQLAEQGIDDLEGIEDLSETLAGELIMAARNICWFGDQTEE, from the coding sequence ATGAATAAAGAAATATTGCTAGTGGTAGATGCGGTTTCTAACGAAAAAGCATTGCCTCGCGAAAAGATTTTTGAAGCCTTAGAAACGGCATTAGCCACGGCTACCAAAAAGAAATATGACGGAGATATCCTAGTACGGGTCGAAATCGATCGTAAGAGCGGTAACTTCGAAACCTTCCGTCGTTGGCAAGTAGTGGAAAGTCAGGAAACCCTGACCAACCCTTACGCCGAAATTACGCTGGAAGCGGCACAAATTGATGAGCCAGAAATTCAAATTGGCGACTTCGTGGAAGACGACATCGATTCTGTGACCTTTGACCGCATCACCACGCAAACCGCAAAACAAGTGATCGTACAAAAAGTACGTGAAGCTGAGCGCATGCAAGTGGTTGAGCAGTTTAAAGACCAAGAAGGTGAGATCATCAGCGGCGTGGTGAAAAAAGCCACCCGTGAGAATGTGATCTTAGATCTGGGTAATAACGCCGAAGCGGTGATTTTCCGCGAAGACATGTTACCGCGCGAAACCTTTCGCAGCGGCGACCGGGTGCGTGGCTTATTATATGCCGTGCGTCCAGAAGCACGCGGTGCACAGCTATTTATTAGCCGCAGCAACCCCGACTTCTTAAAAGAGTTGTTTCGCATTGAGGTGCCAGAGATTGGCGAAGAAGTTATCGATATCATGGGTGCTGCACGCGACCCAGGTAGCCGCGCCAAGATCGCCGTTAAAACCAACGACCGCCGCATAGACCCTATTGGTGCCTGTGTGGGCATGCGTGGCGCCCGAGTGCAAGCCGTATCCGGTGAGCTCAATGGCGAGCGCGTTGATATCGTACTGTGGGATGATAATCCTGCTCAGTATGTGATTAACGCGATGGCGCCGGCTGACGTATCTTCCATCATCGTAGATGAAGATGCGCATTCCATGGATATTGCCGTGGAGTCAGGTAACTTGGCGCAAGCCATCGGTCGTAATGGTCAAAACGTACGTTTGGCCGCCCAGCTTACTGGCTGGGAGCTGAACGTGATGACGGTCGAAGATTTGCAGAACAAACATCAGGTCGAAAGCGACAAGATCATCAATCTCTTTATCCAGCATTTGGATATCGACGATGATTTTGCAGGCTTGCTCATGGAAGAAGGCTTTTCCTCTTTGGAAGAAATTGCCTATGTACCGGTCAGCGAGTTGTTGAGCGTTGAAGGCCTAGATGAAGAGATGGTGGAGGAGCTGCGTAATCGTGCGAAGGCTGCCCTGACCACTCGGGCGCTAGCGCAAGAAGAATCATTCGAAGGGGTAGAGCCAGCAGAAGATTTGCTCGCATTGCCCTCCATGACCCGGGAGCTGGCGTACGCGCTTGCCGCCCGTGGTGTTGCGGATCTGGAACAACTAGCAGAGCAGGGCATTGACGATCTTGAAGGAATTGAAGATCTGAGTGAAACCCTAGCTGGGGAGCTGATTATGGCGGCCCGTAATATCTGTTGGTTTGGTGACCAGACCGAAGAATAA
- the rimP gene encoding ribosome maturation factor RimP, producing MATLEQRLTEMLTEPVEALGFELLGLEFVRAGRHSTLRLYIDHENGIQVADCAEVSRQVSAVMDVEDPITTEYDLEVSSPGMARPLFKPAHYQTIIGEQVELSLRMAVNNRRKLSGLLVAVDDTLIRLEVDGTEFPIAFANIQKAHLVPNFD from the coding sequence TTGGCTACATTGGAACAACGATTGACCGAAATGCTGACAGAGCCCGTAGAGGCTTTGGGCTTTGAATTGCTAGGGCTCGAATTCGTCCGTGCCGGGCGGCATTCGACCTTACGTTTGTATATCGACCATGAAAACGGTATTCAAGTCGCCGACTGTGCCGAGGTCAGCCGGCAGGTGAGTGCCGTAATGGACGTGGAAGATCCCATTACTACCGAATATGATCTGGAAGTTTCTTCGCCAGGTATGGCTCGCCCCTTATTCAAACCTGCTCATTACCAGACCATTATTGGCGAACAGGTTGAATTGTCCCTGCGCATGGCGGTGAATAATCGTCGTAAGTTAAGCGGACTCCTAGTGGCAGTAGATGACACCCTGATCAGACTGGAGGTAGACGGAACTGAGTTCCCGATTGCTTTCGCTAATATCCAAAAAGCACATCTGGTTCCGAACTTTGACTAA
- the secG gene encoding preprotein translocase subunit SecG, translating into MYEILLVVYLLIALTLVGLVLIQQGKGADMGASFGAGASNTVFGSSGSGNFLTKATTLLAAGFFIVSLALGNLSSNSTQQGSEWDDLSEPVVQEGTPAGDVPGVNNSDVPSVSSSDVPE; encoded by the coding sequence ATGTACGAAATTCTTTTAGTGGTGTATCTGCTTATCGCACTGACCTTAGTTGGCTTAGTGTTGATTCAGCAAGGTAAGGGTGCCGATATGGGCGCTTCCTTCGGTGCAGGTGCCTCCAATACCGTTTTTGGCTCCAGTGGTTCAGGTAACTTTTTAACGAAAGCGACCACATTGCTGGCAGCAGGCTTCTTTATTGTGAGTCTGGCGCTGGGTAATTTATCCAGTAACAGTACCCAGCAAGGAAGTGAGTGGGATGATCTTTCTGAACCTGTAGTTCAAGAAGGTACTCCTGCAGGGGACGTCCCAGGTGTTAATAACAGTGATGTACCTTCTGTTAGTAGCAGCGACGTACCTGAGTAA